In one Tachysurus fulvidraco isolate hzauxx_2018 chromosome 16, HZAU_PFXX_2.0, whole genome shotgun sequence genomic region, the following are encoded:
- the si:ch211-203k16.3 gene encoding fibrinogen-like protein 1 isoform X2, with translation MEPGTFLTLLMFVLGAGASDDERSAHTHQVSTSQCGEYSNQVMKDGTCKLVATLPQLDEHRCPDMFRCTEEVSYWLHENEERKQQILVLHETISELQEELRNHRHRVKVLELQSEEKFHLNSSQEHRFRELEGQYAEATTLLHIQGSLISDLQDQIHNLSMKVEKVGRNPGCMINIVRTSPLLSTQHTLHPEMQRVRNCPIDCASIYYNGVRRSGIYTVVPSLGAMPVEVHCDMDTDGGGWTVIQRRQDGSVKFDRGWKEYKDGFGDLHNEYWLGNQHIHALSTQGDYTLRIDMEDWSGKHKHALYQSFKIDDEAAQYRLHVSGFSGTVEDSFSWYHDKQDFSTPDTGNICAEISHAGWWYNQCFYANLNGVYHKGGRYTPKGKNALGPNGIVWFTWKDSDYYSLRKVTMMIRPRTFRPHLSP, from the exons ATGGAGCCTGGGACTTTTCTGACTCTCCTGATGTTCGTGTTAGGCGCCGGGGCGAGTGATGACGAGCGATCTGCGCACACGCACCAGGTGAGCACGTCTCAGTGCGGCGAGTACAGTAACCAGGTGATGAAGGACGGAACCTGCAAACTGGTGGCTACGCTGCCGCAGCTGGACGAGCACCGCTGCCCTGATATGTTCCGCTGCACAGAAGAGGTTTCCTACTGGCTCCATGAGAACGAAGAGCGCAAGCAGCAGATCCTGGTGCTGCACGAGACCATCTCTGAGCTGCAGGAAGAGCTGCGTAACCATCGACACAGAGTTAAAGTCCTCGAGctgcag agtgAGGAAAAGTTCCACCTGAACTCATCTCAGGAGCATCGCTTCCGTGAGCTGGAGGGTCAGTACGCTGAGGCCACCACGTTGCTGCACATCCAGGGCTCGCTCATCTCCGACCTGCAGGATCAGATCCATAACCTCTCCATGAAGGTGGAGAAAGTTGGCCGGAACCCCGGGTGCATGATCAACATCGTCCGTACCAGCCCTCTCCTCAGCACCCAGCACACCCTGCACCCTG agATGCAGCGTGTCAGAAACTGCCCCATCGACTGCGCCTCCATCTATTACAACGGCGTGCGGAGGTCCGGGATCTACACCGTGGTGCCGTCGTTAGGAGCCATGCCTGTGGAGGTTCACTGCGACATGGACACGGACG GCGGCGGCTGGACCGTGATCCAGCGTCGGCAGGACGGCTCGGTGAAATTTGACCGGGGCTGGAAGGAGTATAAGGACGGATTTGGAGACCTGCACAATGAGTACTGGCTTGGAAATCAGCACATCCATGCTCTGTCCACTCAGGGAGACTACACGCTGCGTATAGACATGGAGGACTGGAGcggaaaacacaaacacgctCTTTACCAAAGTTTCAA GATTGACGACGAAGCGGCCCAGTACAGGCTTCACGTATCGGGCTTCAGCGGCACAGTCGAAGACTCGTTCAGCTGGTATCACGACAAGCAGGACTTCAGCACGCCGGACACAGGAAACATCTGCGCTGAGATCTCACACGCAGGCTGGTGGTACAACCAGTGTTTCTATGCCAACCTCAACGGCGTCTACCACAAA GGTGGACGCTACACTCCGAAGGGGAAAAATGCACTGGGACCCAACGGGATCGTCTGGTTCACCTGGAAGGACTCGGACTATTACTCCCTGCGTAAGGTGACCATGATGATCCGTCCACGCACCTTCCGGCCTCACCTGTCACCCTGA
- the si:ch211-203k16.3 gene encoding fibrinogen-like protein 1 isoform X1, producing the protein MEPGTFLTLLMFVLGAGASDDERSAHTHQVSTSQCGEYSNQVMKDGTCKLVATLPQLDEHRCPDMFRCTEEVSYWLHENEERKQQILVLHETISELQEELRNHRHRVKVLELQSEEKFHLNSSQEHRFRELEGQYAEATTLLHIQGSLISDLQDQIHNLSMKVEKVGRNPGCMINIVRTSPLLSTQHTLHPEMQRVRNCPIDCASIYYNGVRRSGIYTVVPSLGAMPVEVHCDMDTDGGGWTVIQRRQDGSVKFDRGWKEYKDGFGDLHNEYWLGNQHIHALSTQGDYTLRIDMEDWSGKHKHALYQSFNRIDDEAAQYRLHVSGFSGTVEDSFSWYHDKQDFSTPDTGNICAEISHAGWWYNQCFYANLNGVYHKGGRYTPKGKNALGPNGIVWFTWKDSDYYSLRKVTMMIRPRTFRPHLSP; encoded by the exons ATGGAGCCTGGGACTTTTCTGACTCTCCTGATGTTCGTGTTAGGCGCCGGGGCGAGTGATGACGAGCGATCTGCGCACACGCACCAGGTGAGCACGTCTCAGTGCGGCGAGTACAGTAACCAGGTGATGAAGGACGGAACCTGCAAACTGGTGGCTACGCTGCCGCAGCTGGACGAGCACCGCTGCCCTGATATGTTCCGCTGCACAGAAGAGGTTTCCTACTGGCTCCATGAGAACGAAGAGCGCAAGCAGCAGATCCTGGTGCTGCACGAGACCATCTCTGAGCTGCAGGAAGAGCTGCGTAACCATCGACACAGAGTTAAAGTCCTCGAGctgcag agtgAGGAAAAGTTCCACCTGAACTCATCTCAGGAGCATCGCTTCCGTGAGCTGGAGGGTCAGTACGCTGAGGCCACCACGTTGCTGCACATCCAGGGCTCGCTCATCTCCGACCTGCAGGATCAGATCCATAACCTCTCCATGAAGGTGGAGAAAGTTGGCCGGAACCCCGGGTGCATGATCAACATCGTCCGTACCAGCCCTCTCCTCAGCACCCAGCACACCCTGCACCCTG agATGCAGCGTGTCAGAAACTGCCCCATCGACTGCGCCTCCATCTATTACAACGGCGTGCGGAGGTCCGGGATCTACACCGTGGTGCCGTCGTTAGGAGCCATGCCTGTGGAGGTTCACTGCGACATGGACACGGACG GCGGCGGCTGGACCGTGATCCAGCGTCGGCAGGACGGCTCGGTGAAATTTGACCGGGGCTGGAAGGAGTATAAGGACGGATTTGGAGACCTGCACAATGAGTACTGGCTTGGAAATCAGCACATCCATGCTCTGTCCACTCAGGGAGACTACACGCTGCGTATAGACATGGAGGACTGGAGcggaaaacacaaacacgctCTTTACCAAAGTTTCAA cagGATTGACGACGAAGCGGCCCAGTACAGGCTTCACGTATCGGGCTTCAGCGGCACAGTCGAAGACTCGTTCAGCTGGTATCACGACAAGCAGGACTTCAGCACGCCGGACACAGGAAACATCTGCGCTGAGATCTCACACGCAGGCTGGTGGTACAACCAGTGTTTCTATGCCAACCTCAACGGCGTCTACCACAAA GGTGGACGCTACACTCCGAAGGGGAAAAATGCACTGGGACCCAACGGGATCGTCTGGTTCACCTGGAAGGACTCGGACTATTACTCCCTGCGTAAGGTGACCATGATGATCCGTCCACGCACCTTCCGGCCTCACCTGTCACCCTGA